Proteins from a genomic interval of Treponema succinifaciens DSM 2489:
- the queA gene encoding tRNA preQ1(34) S-adenosylmethionine ribosyltransferase-isomerase QueA, with product MKTSDFNFDLPEELIAQKPSGIRGNDKLMFLDKSTGKVFHYAMKDLVDLVEPGTLMVFNNSKVRRSRCYGIKTDTGREQEFMFLNQTSPEGNIWNTMVKGAKKVKPGNVYKFPDGSEGKIVSDSKNDGTEFRFIEFPFRLTEVWFEKNGHIPLPPYIRREDDDTDSERYQTIYAKETGSAACPTAGLHFTEFVLEKLKEKNVDLEWITLHVGLGTFLPVRADNIEEHKMHEEFYTVPYDVAEKINSAKKEGRPVLAVGTTSVRTLESASDENGIVHGGTRSTNIFMYPGYKFKVVDQMFTNFHTPESTLIMLVSAFAGRENILNAYKIAVENRYRFFSYGDAMLIK from the coding sequence ATGAAGACCAGTGACTTTAATTTTGATTTGCCGGAAGAGCTTATTGCGCAGAAACCTTCTGGAATCCGCGGAAATGACAAGCTTATGTTTTTGGATAAATCGACGGGAAAAGTTTTTCATTATGCCATGAAGGATTTAGTTGATTTGGTTGAGCCCGGAACTTTAATGGTTTTCAACAATAGCAAAGTCCGCCGAAGCCGATGCTACGGAATAAAAACAGACACAGGGCGCGAGCAGGAATTTATGTTTTTAAATCAAACTTCACCCGAAGGAAATATCTGGAATACGATGGTCAAGGGCGCGAAAAAAGTGAAGCCGGGAAATGTCTATAAGTTTCCAGATGGAAGCGAAGGCAAAATTGTTTCTGATTCAAAAAATGATGGAACTGAATTTAGATTTATAGAATTTCCGTTCAGGCTTACAGAAGTTTGGTTTGAAAAAAACGGACACATTCCGCTTCCGCCTTATATCCGGCGCGAAGATGATGATACAGACAGCGAACGTTATCAGACTATTTACGCAAAAGAAACTGGAAGCGCGGCTTGTCCTACGGCGGGGCTTCATTTTACAGAATTTGTTTTGGAAAAGCTAAAGGAAAAGAATGTTGACCTTGAATGGATAACGCTTCATGTGGGACTTGGAACTTTTCTTCCTGTGCGCGCGGATAATATTGAAGAGCATAAAATGCATGAGGAATTTTATACAGTTCCTTATGATGTTGCAGAAAAAATCAATTCAGCAAAGAAAGAAGGCAGACCGGTTCTTGCTGTTGGAACTACAAGTGTAAGAACTTTGGAAAGTGCTTCGGATGAAAATGGAATTGTACATGGCGGAACAAGAAGCACAAATATTTTTATGTATCCGGGATATAAATTTAAAGTTGTGGATCAAATGTTTACAAATTTTCATACACCGGAAAGCACGCTCATTATGCTTGTGAGCGCATTTGCTGGACGTGAAAATATTTTGAATGCATACAAAATTGCAGTTGAAAATAGATACCGCTTTTTTAGCTACGGAGACGCAATGCTTATAAAATAA
- the ruvA gene encoding Holliday junction branch migration protein RuvA — protein sequence MFNSLTGVVTGKFPQKLFIETNGIEWDVTVPDTSLEKIPSVGIKGRVFVWMQHTENLMSLFGFATENERALFFDLLKVDGIGPKGAVKIMSNISVAALAEILDSGDVDALKKVPGVGPKTAGKIILSLKGKLSFVSNEKISSAVRKNNAYSDVIDALVSMGYDRAKAEDAVSKISSELQSDEKFSLLSQNAKEDSVFKKSILELAR from the coding sequence ATGTTTAACAGTCTGACTGGAGTTGTTACCGGAAAATTTCCGCAGAAACTTTTTATAGAAACAAATGGAATTGAGTGGGATGTTACCGTTCCCGACACTTCGCTTGAAAAAATTCCGTCGGTGGGAATCAAAGGACGCGTTTTTGTCTGGATGCAGCACACTGAAAATTTAATGTCGCTTTTTGGATTTGCTACGGAAAATGAAAGGGCTTTATTTTTTGATCTTTTAAAAGTTGATGGAATCGGACCGAAAGGCGCGGTAAAAATTATGAGCAATATTTCCGTTGCGGCTCTGGCTGAAATTCTTGACAGCGGCGATGTTGATGCGTTGAAAAAAGTTCCAGGAGTCGGACCAAAAACTGCTGGAAAAATTATTTTGAGTTTAAAAGGAAAGCTTTCGTTTGTTTCAAATGAAAAAATATCTAGTGCAGTTAGAAAAAATAATGCCTACTCAGATGTGATTGACGCGCTTGTGAGCATGGGCTATGACCGCGCAAAGGCAGAGGATGCTGTTTCAAAAATTTCTTCAGAGCTTCAGTCTGATGAAAAATTCTCTTTGCTTAGCCAAAATGCAAAAGAAGATTCAGTATTTAAAAAATCAATTCTGGAGCTTGCAAGATGA
- a CDS encoding glycosyl hydrolase, translated as MQNLQGIFMVQTANKNAIPVAKKLLECLYEISGKKIITGQHTQTVPMEEINFIKSITGKEPKLRGFELLSYSPNINYAESDSECLIEVEENKNTVEQALKWASESSDILTFTFHWFSPLGGKGKSFYSKNTDFDAERILVKGTEERKKFFSDMDSIAEILKKFSNVPILWRPFHESYGDWFWWGAKGPVVAGKLYELMFDYYTNVHKLNNLLWVWNSDVKEAYPGDDKVDVVSIDVYRPEYEPTDYSAEYFKLCEGSSKNKVCALAEVGYIPDVSILEKTHIPWAYYMTWSKEFCIGEKYNTKESLLKMYESPYAVTL; from the coding sequence ATGCAAAATTTACAAGGAATATTTATGGTTCAAACTGCAAATAAAAATGCGATTCCTGTTGCAAAAAAACTTCTTGAGTGTCTTTATGAAATTTCTGGAAAAAAAATCATAACAGGTCAGCATACTCAGACTGTACCAATGGAAGAAATAAACTTCATAAAATCCATTACAGGAAAAGAACCTAAGCTTAGAGGCTTTGAACTTTTGTCTTATTCTCCAAATATAAATTATGCTGAATCTGATTCCGAGTGCCTTATCGAAGTTGAAGAAAATAAAAATACAGTTGAGCAAGCGTTGAAGTGGGCTAGTGAATCTTCTGATATTTTAACTTTTACTTTCCATTGGTTTTCGCCGCTTGGGGGAAAAGGAAAAAGCTTTTATTCAAAGAATACTGATTTTGATGCGGAAAGAATTCTTGTAAAAGGAACAGAAGAACGTAAAAAATTCTTTAGCGACATGGATTCAATTGCGGAAATTCTGAAAAAGTTCAGTAATGTTCCTATTCTTTGGCGGCCTTTTCATGAAAGTTACGGCGATTGGTTTTGGTGGGGTGCAAAAGGTCCTGTTGTTGCTGGAAAGCTTTACGAGCTTATGTTTGATTATTATACGAATGTTCATAAGCTGAATAATTTGCTTTGGGTTTGGAACAGCGATGTAAAAGAAGCATATCCGGGAGATGACAAAGTTGATGTGGTTTCAATTGATGTTTACCGTCCTGAATACGAGCCGACAGATTATTCAGCTGAATATTTTAAGCTTTGCGAAGGCTCTTCAAAAAATAAAGTTTGCGCTCTTGCGGAAGTCGGCTACATTCCGGATGTTTCAATTCTGGAAAAAACGCATATTCCTTGGGCTTATTATATGACTTGGTCAAAAGAATTTTGCATCGGCGAAAAATACAATACGAAAGAGTCGCTTCTAAAAATGTATGAAAGTCCGTATGCCGTAACTCTTTGA
- a CDS encoding flagellar filament outer layer protein FlaA, with amino-acid sequence MKKISFAVLALAAVFAGTAFSQTDSLSEPDASNIGNDSARQALREVSVDRFEREGSWNVHISSDNGVITGRLFEGSPAAKEELNDSGNQQIEDTKVLGVKVEFFRRGVNSFYITAARPIPIEGVTKTVSIWACGRNMGHQLWLLVQDYNGNNFEIWMGSLEFSGWKKLTTAIPPSPDSEHGIVQQSVYHGDRPGLRVVGFRVDCNPMEARGAFYMYLDDMRAVTDLYDLENKDEDDMMDNW; translated from the coding sequence ATGAAAAAAATAAGTTTTGCTGTTTTAGCGTTGGCTGCTGTTTTTGCTGGAACTGCTTTTTCTCAGACAGACAGTCTTTCTGAGCCGGATGCATCAAATATCGGAAATGACAGTGCTCGCCAGGCTCTTCGCGAGGTGAGTGTAGACCGTTTTGAAAGAGAAGGTTCCTGGAATGTTCATATTTCTTCTGACAACGGAGTTATTACAGGACGTTTGTTTGAAGGAAGTCCTGCTGCAAAAGAGGAATTAAATGATTCTGGAAATCAGCAGATTGAAGATACAAAAGTTCTTGGTGTTAAAGTTGAATTTTTCCGCCGTGGTGTAAATTCATTCTATATCACAGCTGCCCGGCCGATTCCTATTGAAGGCGTTACAAAGACAGTTTCTATTTGGGCTTGCGGACGCAATATGGGACATCAGCTTTGGCTTTTGGTTCAGGATTACAATGGAAACAACTTTGAAATTTGGATGGGTTCATTGGAATTCAGCGGATGGAAAAAACTTACAACCGCCATTCCTCCTTCTCCAGATAGCGAGCATGGAATTGTTCAGCAGAGTGTATATCATGGAGATAGACCTGGACTTCGCGTTGTTGGATTCCGTGTAGACTGCAATCCTATGGAAGCAAGAGGCGCTTTCTATATGTATCTTGATGACATGAGAGCTGTAACAGATCTTTATGACCTTGAAAATAAAGATGAAGATGATATGATGGATAACTGGTAG
- the ruvB gene encoding Holliday junction branch migration DNA helicase RuvB, with translation MNIVTQLALQAAQGKSAESSVNIVRADIASSDDVQENSLRPALLGEFLGQQTVKENLSVFIDAARKRHEALDHLFLIGPPGLGKTTLAQITANELGADFKVTSAPALEKPKDLAGILSTISPRTVFFIDEIHRLKPAIEEMLYIAMEDYELDWVIGQGAAARTVRIPIPKFTLVGATTKAGMVSSPLISRFGIIQRFSFYTKEELASIIRRSAKILNVQVEDDAALLMAGCSRGTPRVTNRILRRMRDFAQVEGSGVITKSIVKKGLERLGVDSLGLENYDREILLAIIKKFGGGPVGAETLAISIGESMDTLEDYYEPYLIQCGLLQRTPRGRVATEKAYNHLGISFEENAKSEPVFDF, from the coding sequence ATGAATATTGTTACGCAGCTTGCGCTTCAGGCTGCTCAGGGAAAATCGGCGGAATCTTCTGTGAATATTGTTCGCGCCGATATTGCTTCTTCAGATGATGTTCAGGAAAATTCTTTGCGGCCTGCACTTTTAGGTGAATTTCTTGGGCAGCAAACGGTAAAAGAAAATCTTAGTGTTTTTATAGATGCGGCAAGAAAACGACACGAAGCTTTGGATCACTTGTTTTTGATTGGACCGCCTGGACTTGGGAAAACAACTTTGGCGCAAATTACCGCAAACGAGCTTGGTGCGGACTTTAAAGTTACTAGTGCGCCTGCATTGGAAAAGCCAAAGGATCTTGCGGGAATTCTTTCAACAATTTCTCCGAGGACCGTTTTTTTTATTGATGAAATTCACAGATTGAAACCTGCAATTGAAGAAATGCTTTATATTGCGATGGAGGATTATGAGCTTGACTGGGTTATCGGTCAAGGAGCCGCTGCAAGAACTGTCAGGATTCCGATTCCGAAATTCACTCTTGTAGGCGCGACAACAAAAGCCGGCATGGTTTCAAGTCCGCTTATAAGCCGCTTTGGAATTATACAGCGTTTCAGTTTTTACACGAAAGAAGAACTTGCTTCGATAATCCGGCGTTCTGCAAAAATTTTAAATGTTCAAGTTGAAGACGATGCGGCTTTGCTTATGGCAGGATGCTCTAGAGGAACTCCGCGTGTTACAAACAGAATTCTTCGGCGCATGAGAGATTTTGCGCAAGTTGAAGGAAGCGGCGTTATTACAAAATCAATTGTGAAAAAAGGGCTTGAGCGTCTTGGAGTTGATTCTTTGGGACTTGAAAATTATGACAGGGAAATTCTTCTTGCGATTATAAAAAAATTCGGTGGAGGACCAGTTGGTGCGGAAACTCTTGCCATTTCAATTGGGGAATCGATGGACACTCTTGAAGATTATTATGAGCCTTATTTGATTCAGTGCGGACTTTTACAGAGAACTCCCCGCGGAAGAGTCGCCACAGAAAAAGCTTACAATCATCTTGGAATTTCTTTTGAAGAAAATGCAAAGTCAGAGCCAGTTTTTGATTTTTAA
- a CDS encoding xanthine dehydrogenase family protein, translating into MPKALYAKKNSKVSFQKEFYSDLTMDDMYFAMIVRSPVSEGIVKSVSHPNLPDGYSLVTARDVPGSNLVDTSKGKIPIFCEGNISYEGEPLALLVGPDEAVLQSLFDELVLTIDTNTIEDYLPDEFDINAKAVENSGKKQTKKELKIQNEELKNIKEIKEEFFSDKLAQRIIKFGPCFEKSDDESCIEKIFEEAKYVAENEWRYALKTPDYGEPNGAMCSWKENYVTISTPTQWLNNLRHTASEALAIPPESITIRKTTSTNRGTNSIWYNSIIACQTAVAAKKTGHPVKLVYTRNEQEKFLNKMQPISIRNKTAVNEKGVIEAMKIQIEVDAGFANPFAQEIIDRLSIASCGCYNPKNTFITATAKSSLNPASSVDIQLIDSAAFFAVENQINELCNKCNLTPLEFRQKNHLNIDFTKRKIPKAQFLFEIEKFNETIEALSKQSDFNRKYASYRLDAMNWKLGSGPKEYVSVFSSPMRGIGFSCAFEGAGYYGSEIYNGSHTLEVTLETDSVLTIHCPPVSNSVHEIWRGIAAEILNIPLLCVKINSLFSNGEEPPLPENVYSNISIMTSLLKKCCLAIKRRKPDEPLPFKVKKKTAAVKKTEWNNETFSGKPFHSTSFAAAAIELEINPCTYREKLRSINLVLNGGKILNIQAATSTVKLGIQKVLSSLLEDDKVECKNIKISFMQSEKDPSQIGELVHQVIPAAYTQALTQALNCTINSLPLKTDSLYKKIKEQKAKIKSQKEQEAEQKNKEQTEKEETQNENSAVSEQ; encoded by the coding sequence ATGCCTAAAGCTTTATATGCAAAGAAAAATTCAAAAGTTTCTTTTCAGAAAGAATTTTACAGCGACCTTACAATGGACGATATGTATTTTGCAATGATTGTAAGAAGTCCAGTAAGCGAAGGAATTGTAAAATCAGTTTCGCATCCAAACTTGCCGGACGGCTACAGTCTTGTAACTGCGCGTGATGTTCCGGGTTCAAATTTAGTCGATACTTCAAAAGGAAAAATTCCTATTTTCTGTGAAGGAAATATTTCGTATGAAGGAGAGCCGCTTGCACTTTTGGTCGGTCCCGACGAAGCTGTTTTGCAGTCGCTTTTTGATGAGCTTGTTTTGACAATTGACACAAACACAATCGAGGATTACCTTCCTGATGAATTTGACATAAATGCAAAGGCTGTTGAAAATTCAGGAAAGAAACAAACAAAGAAAGAATTAAAAATTCAAAATGAAGAGCTTAAAAACATCAAGGAAATCAAAGAAGAATTTTTTTCAGACAAACTTGCGCAGAGAATTATAAAGTTCGGTCCTTGTTTTGAAAAATCAGATGATGAATCCTGCATAGAAAAAATTTTTGAAGAAGCAAAATATGTTGCGGAAAACGAATGGCGCTATGCCTTGAAAACTCCAGATTACGGAGAACCAAACGGCGCAATGTGCTCATGGAAAGAAAATTATGTAACAATCTCAACCCCAACTCAATGGCTGAACAATTTAAGGCACACAGCTTCAGAAGCGCTTGCAATTCCTCCTGAATCAATAACAATAAGAAAAACAACTTCAACAAACAGAGGAACAAACAGCATTTGGTACAATTCAATAATTGCCTGCCAGACTGCGGTTGCCGCAAAAAAAACAGGTCACCCTGTAAAGCTTGTCTACACAAGAAACGAGCAGGAAAAATTTCTGAACAAGATGCAGCCCATTTCAATCAGGAACAAAACTGCGGTAAACGAAAAAGGCGTTATTGAAGCTATGAAAATTCAAATTGAAGTAGACGCAGGCTTTGCAAATCCGTTTGCACAGGAAATAATCGACAGACTTTCAATTGCTTCATGCGGCTGCTACAATCCAAAAAATACTTTTATAACGGCAACTGCAAAAAGTTCCTTAAATCCTGCATCTTCGGTTGACATCCAGCTGATTGATTCCGCGGCATTTTTCGCTGTTGAAAATCAGATTAATGAACTTTGCAATAAATGCAATCTTACGCCTTTAGAGTTCCGGCAGAAAAATCATTTGAACATAGATTTTACAAAAAGAAAAATTCCAAAAGCACAGTTTCTTTTTGAAATTGAAAAATTCAACGAGACGATCGAAGCTCTTTCCAAGCAAAGCGATTTCAACAGAAAATATGCTTCTTACAGACTTGACGCCATGAACTGGAAACTAGGAAGCGGTCCAAAAGAATATGTTTCAGTTTTTTCATCTCCAATGCGCGGAATCGGATTTTCGTGCGCGTTTGAGGGAGCCGGATATTACGGCTCGGAAATTTACAACGGAAGCCACACTCTTGAAGTAACGCTGGAAACAGATTCAGTTTTAACAATCCACTGCCCTCCAGTTTCAAATTCCGTGCATGAAATATGGAGAGGAATCGCCGCTGAAATTTTAAACATTCCGCTTCTTTGCGTAAAAATAAATTCACTATTCAGTAACGGAGAAGAGCCACCGCTTCCAGAAAATGTATACAGCAATATAAGCATAATGACTTCGCTTTTGAAAAAATGCTGCCTTGCAATAAAAAGAAGAAAGCCGGACGAACCGCTTCCGTTCAAGGTAAAAAAGAAAACTGCAGCTGTAAAAAAAACAGAATGGAATAATGAAACTTTTTCGGGAAAACCGTTTCATTCAACATCTTTTGCCGCAGCCGCAATTGAACTGGAAATAAATCCATGCACATACCGTGAAAAACTCAGAAGCATAAATCTTGTTTTGAACGGCGGAAAAATTCTTAACATTCAAGCCGCAACTTCCACAGTAAAACTTGGAATACAAAAGGTTCTTTCATCGCTTCTTGAAGATGACAAGGTTGAATGCAAGAACATAAAAATTTCCTTTATGCAATCAGAAAAAGACCCATCGCAAATAGGAGAACTTGTGCATCAGGTTATTCCAGCCGCATACACGCAAGCGTTAACTCAAGCCTTGAACTGCACAATAAATTCACTTCCGCTGAAAACTGATTCGCTCTACAAAAAAATCAAAGAGCAAAAGGCAAAAATAAAATCTCAGAAAGAGCAAGAAGCCGAGCAAAAAAACAAAGAACAGACAGAAAAGGAGGAAACTCAAAATGAAAATTCCGCTGTATCTGAACAATAA
- a CDS encoding (2Fe-2S)-binding protein, which translates to MKIPLYLNNKKIVLSAEPTESLLSVLRKEKLYSVKCGCQKGMCGNCMILLNDKSAASCLIPVGITRDCHIITLEYFQSNPCYQDIIAGFSKAGINLCGYCNAGKIFTAYTILKNYYRPTLDQIYSAIKNLDSCCTDFSTLTNGILYAVAEKHAREGKSSNAKK; encoded by the coding sequence ATGAAAATTCCGCTGTATCTGAACAATAAAAAAATAGTTCTTTCCGCAGAGCCAACAGAATCCCTGCTGTCTGTCTTACGCAAGGAAAAACTTTACAGCGTAAAATGCGGTTGCCAAAAAGGAATGTGCGGAAACTGCATGATTTTGCTTAATGACAAATCCGCCGCAAGCTGCCTTATTCCAGTTGGAATTACCCGCGACTGCCACATTATAACTCTTGAATATTTTCAAAGCAATCCGTGCTATCAAGATATAATCGCAGGTTTTTCCAAGGCAGGAATAAATTTATGCGGATACTGCAATGCCGGAAAAATTTTTACAGCCTACACTATTTTAAAAAATTACTACCGCCCGACTTTGGATCAAATATATTCAGCAATAAAAAATTTGGACTCGTGCTGCACAGATTTTTCCACACTGACAAATGGAATTCTTTATGCAGTCGCCGAAAAACATGCAAGAGAGGGAAAAAGTTCAAATGCCAAAAAGTAA
- a CDS encoding FAD binding domain-containing protein, with translation MPKSKTVFISKTLSDVFYHIKSVNEIQLLAGCTQLKKIQDKSVSLRMIPELNIIDRKERHIEFGSAVSIANMILTGGQKLPVVLAKALKSIGTEQIKNIATLGGNICAKDFKYTLWAPLLALNARLEIKNQNETLFIPFNKFTGIPEKHILTKVRIPLDEWEVEIFKRVGPSNTINELSASFAFLADTQRGMIAKIRIAFAGKVFFYSPEFENRIIGTRLPLSAKTIDDLIDNAKKIFVEQNTITDSELILKAQFLNLLRNAFEQLM, from the coding sequence ATGCCAAAAAGTAAAACAGTATTTATTTCAAAAACCTTATCCGATGTTTTTTACCACATAAAAAGCGTAAATGAAATTCAGCTTCTTGCAGGCTGCACACAGCTAAAAAAAATTCAAGACAAATCAGTTTCGCTTAGAATGATTCCAGAGCTTAACATCATAGACAGAAAAGAGAGACATATAGAATTCGGCAGCGCAGTTTCAATTGCAAATATGATTCTAACAGGCGGACAAAAACTTCCGGTAGTCCTTGCAAAAGCTCTCAAATCAATTGGCACAGAACAAATTAAAAACATTGCGACTTTAGGTGGAAATATTTGCGCCAAAGATTTTAAATATACACTTTGGGCTCCCCTACTCGCACTGAATGCACGGCTGGAAATTAAAAATCAAAATGAAACTCTTTTTATTCCGTTTAACAAATTCACAGGTATTCCTGAAAAGCACATTTTGACAAAAGTAAGAATCCCGCTTGATGAATGGGAAGTTGAAATTTTCAAAAGAGTCGGACCTTCAAACACAATAAACGAACTTTCCGCAAGCTTTGCATTTCTTGCAGATACACAGCGCGGAATGATTGCAAAAATAAGAATCGCATTTGCAGGAAAAGTATTTTTCTATTCGCCGGAATTTGAAAACAGAATTATTGGAACAAGGCTTCCTCTTTCTGCAAAAACAATCGATGATTTGATTGACAACGCAAAAAAAATTTTTGTTGAGCAGAATACAATAACAGATTCAGAACTGATTTTAAAAGCCCAATTTCTAAATCTGCTTCGAAATGCTTTTGAACAGCTTATGTAA
- a CDS encoding flagellar filament outer layer protein FlaA, whose protein sequence is MKKGVVILGSLILGLAFCVPAVAQPSSKAVETIVIDNFDTDMEWSWAVQSSRFIAEGYPILKKFEGIPNSLIPYHKDSDPAAMVLGVKAKYDRKGDNWFEVYPSKDDAAYEIPFVGTVTQVDFWVWGANYNYRLEILVRDADGRVHSLKAGNLMFNGWRNVVVNIPGYIRQHSRIRSGRTNMSFVGFRIRSDANEAVDDYVIYFDQLKYTTNTLANVYDGYALKDADFGESETSSSDNTETTVQ, encoded by the coding sequence ATGAAAAAGGGCGTAGTCATTTTAGGTAGCCTGATTCTTGGACTTGCATTCTGCGTGCCGGCAGTAGCTCAGCCAAGCTCTAAGGCTGTTGAAACAATTGTTATCGACAACTTCGATACAGATATGGAATGGTCTTGGGCTGTTCAGTCTAGCCGTTTCATTGCTGAAGGCTATCCGATTTTGAAAAAGTTTGAAGGAATTCCAAATTCATTGATTCCTTACCACAAAGATTCAGATCCTGCCGCGATGGTCTTGGGTGTGAAGGCAAAATATGATCGCAAAGGCGATAACTGGTTTGAAGTTTATCCTTCTAAAGATGACGCTGCCTATGAAATTCCTTTTGTAGGAACTGTTACACAGGTTGACTTTTGGGTTTGGGGCGCAAACTATAACTATAGGCTTGAGATTCTTGTTCGTGATGCGGACGGTCGTGTTCATTCTCTTAAAGCCGGAAACCTTATGTTCAATGGCTGGAGGAATGTTGTTGTGAATATTCCTGGATATATCCGCCAGCATTCAAGAATCCGCTCGGGAAGAACGAACATGAGTTTTGTTGGATTTAGGATCCGCTCGGATGCGAATGAAGCTGTTGACGATTACGTTATCTATTTTGATCAGTTGAAATATACAACAAACACTCTTGCAAACGTATATGATGGATATGCTTTGAAAGATGCGGATTTCGGCGAGTCAGAGACATCATCTTCTGATAATACAGAAACAACAGTTCAATAA